CAGATAAAATGAGAACAATAATGAGAACAACAATGACATTCGCAGTTGCTCTGATACTATTATTAGGACAGGCTTGCAACACCAAGAAAGAAAAAAAACAAGAAAATATGGCATCGAACCCGTCTGAAGAAGCAATTTTCCCAAAAGGAGAACTTGGGCTTGCTAAAAATTTCACAGGCAATGCTTACAATTATGGTTTGGTCGCAAATGATTCTATCTACAACACACTTGTGGGCAATGTTTATTTCGAAAAAAGTGCAAGATCAAATTGGCATTTACATCCAAGCGGGCAAATTCTAATTGTACTCGATGGTGAAGGATATCATCAATTGGAAGGACAGCCAAGGCAATTGATGAAAAAGGGTGATGTCATCAAAGTTCCGGCAAATACTAGGCACTGGCATGGCGCAACGGAAAATAAAAGTCTTACACAAATGTATATTCTACCAAAAACAGAAAATGGATTTGTTACCTGGCTTGAGCCTGTGACTGATGAACAGTATACATCAAAAAATTAAAACACAAAGAAATTTCCAGATTAGGGTATCAACCCTCGGTCAAAGGACTGGACGATTGGTTTACCTACAAAGATTGCTTTTCAGAACCATATAAAATTGGTAAGGAAGAAAGAGTGGTAACGTATTTAGCAATGTATGGCAGAGACAATCCGATTACTTGGACCGAGGTGCTTAGTCAAGAATATTATAACAGTATTGCTGAAAAATTGAAAAATAACAAATAAATTAATATCAAAAGGTATTCTATGTTTTGCAAATAGATTTCAAGATTTTACAATTTTTCAATGTATCTGTGTAAGCACCATCTTTTACATAATTCCGTCAAGTATAACAAGCTCGTTAGTAGCATTTAATTTTTATGATAATTTATGTATAATTCCTCCTATTTACTTCAAAAAAATTCTTAATTTAAAGGCACTCAATCAAATAGAAGAAAAGCATGGCAAATTTCAGTTTAAAAGTTAATGGACAAACCCAAGAAGTAGAAGTAGATCCGTCTACACCAATGCTTTGGGTACTAAGAGATCATTTAAAATTAGTAGGTACAAAATTTGGTTGTGGTATTGCACAATGTGGTGCATGTACTGTTCATTTAGGTGATAATGCCGTACGCTCTTGTCAGCTACCGGTTTCTGCTGTTGGCGAACAATCAATCACAACTATTGAGGGACTTTCTGAAAATGGAGATCATCCTGTTCAAAAGGCTTGGATTGAAGAAGACGTATACCAATGTGGCTATTGCCAGGCAGGACAGATTATGAATGCCAGTGCATTTTTAAAACGAAATCCTAATCCCACTGACTCGGAAATTGAGGATGCTATGAACGGTAATATCTGTCGTTGTGGTACGTATACGCGAATAAAGAAAGCTATTAAAAATGCTTCAAGTATTTCTAACGCGTAATTTTTACCCCACATCGTTGGGATTTTAACCTTCAAAAAAACAAACAGATGACACTCATTAAAACAACATATAACAGACGTTCTTTCTTAAAAAGCAGTTCGCTTGCCGGTGGCGGTATGATTTTAGGATTTAGTTGGTTGGCCTCATGCAAACCTACCCCTGAGCAAGTTAGCAACATACCAAAAGAATGGTTCGATATAAATGCCTTTCTGAAAATTGGAGATAATGGTATGGTAACTATTATGTCGCCTAACCCAGAAATTGGCCAGAATGTAAAAACTTCTATGCCTATGATCGTTGCAGACGAACTTGGTGTAGATTGGAAAAATGTAATTGTAGAACAAGCACCATTAAATACCGATATTTTTCAGAGACAATTAGCTGGTGGTAGTCAATCTATTCGCGCCAGCTGGTCTGGATTAAGAATGGCCGGTGCAACAGCAAAACATATGTTAGTCGCTGCAGCTGCGGATGCTTGGCAGGTTGATGCTTCAGAAATTAAAGTGGACAACGGAGTTATTAGTCACGCTGCATCAAATAATACAGCTACATTCGGAGATATGGCTTCGAAAGCGGCAACAATGCCAATACCAGAAGAAGTAACGCTGAAAGAAACAAGTGATTTTAATATTATAGGTACGGATAGACGTAATGTTGACGGACCAAGTATTGTTACCGGAAAACCTTTATTCGGAATCGATATTCAAGAGGAAGGAATGATGATTGCCATGATCGTTAATCCACCAGCTTTTGGTATGACCTACAAATCTATGAATGCCGATGCCGTGAAATCAATGCCAGGTATTAAAGATGTTTTCCCTATCGATGTTTATAAAGACGATACGGAAAAACAATGGTCCGATGGCGGTGCTATAGATAAATTAGTTGCCATTGTTGGTGAGAGTACTTGGCAATGTATGCAAGCTAAAAAAGCATTACATGTAGAGTGGGAAGAAACTTCTGCTTTAGAAAGTACCGAAGGACACAACGAGGCGTTGACAAAATTATTGAACACTTCTTCCAAGGAACCTGCACGTAAAGACGGTAATGTAGCAAGCGCATTTAAAAAAGCAGCGCAGATTATAGAACGTACGTATAGCGCTCCATTTTTAGCACACAACACTATGGAACCCATGAACTTTTACGCAAATGTAACTGCTGAAAGAGCATTATTAAACGGACCTATACAGACGCCAGAATTTTTAGAAAAAACGTTGGCATCAAGATTAGGTATGCCAGTGGAAAAAATAGATATAAAAATGAGTCGTATGGGTGGCGGATTTGGTCGTCGACTTTATGGAACTTTTGGAGTGGAAGCTGCCGTAATATCGCAACACGTGCAAGCACCTATAAAATTAGTATACACACGTGAAGATGATATGACCCAAGGCACCTACCGCCCTACCTATAAAGTAAAATATAAAGCTGGTTTGGACAAAGAAGGTAATTTAATTGCATGGCACGTAAAAGGTGCAGGTTCAAATGATGATCTACTTTTTGAGAATAGATTTCCTGCTGGTGCCGTAGGTAATTACTTGGCCGAAAAATTTAGTTTAGAAACCAATGTATCTACAGGCGCATGGCGTGCCCCACGTTCTAACTTTATTGCGGGTGCCGAGCAAGCATTTTTAGATGAAGTTGCAGAAGCTGCTGGTAAAGACCCTATTGAATTTAGATTAGAATTATTTGATAGAGCAATAAAAAATCCTGTTGGGGAACCAGAGAAAAATGACTACGACCCTGTACGCTATGCAGGTGTTCTAAAATTAGTAAGAGATAAATCTGGTTGGGACAGTACGGTCAATAACGGCACGGCCAGAGGGGTATCCGCATATTATTGCCATAATTCGTATGTTGCACAAGTGTTAGACCTTTCTAACGATAGTAAATCGCCTAAAGTAGATAAAGTTTGGTGTGCAGTAGATTGTGGAATCGTTATTAACCCATTGGCAGCGAAAAATCAAATTGAAGGTGGCATCATAGATGGTATAGGTCATGCAACTTTTAGTGAATTGACTTTCAAAAATGGACAACCTCAACATAAAAATTTTGACACCTATCGCTTAATCAGACATAAAGAAGCACCTAAAGAAATTGAAAGTTTCTTCGTAGACAACGGTATAGACCCTACCGGATTAGGGGAACCTTCTTTACCACCAATAATTGGTGCATTGGCAAATGCACTTTATAAGGCAACAGGACAAAGACATTATAATCAACCGTTTATTACAGAGAAATCAGTAATAGGCTAATGCCCTTATGCTATTTTTAAACTAAAACGCCAAAATTTAAGATTTCGGCGTTTTTTATTTCTTTAGGGAATACTATATTTTAAATTTCAATTTCGCTCTTAAATAGCTTCTTGAATCATTATCTATGGTAAAAATCGTGTTGTTATTGCCATCTTTGAGCTTATTGCTCAAACTAAAATTATATGCAGCTCTCAGATCTAATTGTAAGTGATCTGTAAAATGGTATTCATATTGTAATCCACCATTTATCAATGACATATTTATCAGTTCAGCTACGTCTGTATCATTCACTAAAGCCCCATTCTGCACATTTGAAGTAAAACCGTCTAGCTGGGCGAATAACTTTAAACGATGTTTATCAGAAATATGGTATTGCAAGTTTGTTTTTGGGATGCCTATATTAAATGACCAATCGGGTCTAAATTTTTTATAATAACTGATAAATGGCAGTGGAAATACATATCCCCTATTTTGAGAATATGATAGACCTACAATTAGTCTTGACGGTTTATCAAAATCATTATCAAATTTCTTCACAAAAACAATATCCCCTGAAAATACTATATCATCTGCAGTTAAACTTTTGGCTGTATTATTAGTACTAATACCAGGTTGAAAACGTACGCCCAACCTCCATCCGTTTTTTAATGGCTTGGTATAACCAATGGTTAAATCTAATACCTGAAAATCATTTAAATTATCTCGGTCAAATGGTAATTCTTCATCTTTAAAACGCAAATGAATATTACTATAATCAAAACCTAGAAATAAGTATTTTCCTTTTCCCTTTAACTGAATGGGAAAGTTAAATAGTGCCCGTGATCTGGTATATTCCACATCAGACCTTTTATTAGGAATGTATGTAAAATCTACACTGGCCAAATCGCTCAATTGCGCTTTTGATGTAAAGCTAATTATGAGGAGAAAAAATAAAGTTAATTTAAACCGCATTTATCATTTGTTGAATCTGCACTAAATAATAATGTGATTACGGTCTATTTATTGTGTTGATTTAGTGCTATTAAGCAAAAAATTATCTTAAGTGAGTATTGCTGATTATAATTATAAAACTTTGGTTAACTGCGCATCAACAACGGAAACCAAACCAACATCTTTTCTACCTTTCTAGTAAACTCAATAATTCCGAACATCAAATGATTTTTGTTAATAATGAATCGTGAGTTTTAGTCCATTACAAACTTAACGCCCGCGGTGATGATGCTAGAACTAAAAGTGGTGTCTCTGTCATATTTATAGAACTTTAAATCTATACTTTTAAGTCCGAGTTTCCAGACATGCATCTTTGTAAAAATATCTGTGTACGAAACTCCCATCCCAAATTGGTTTGCCGAGTATTTCGACAAATCATAATCTGACGTATAAAAGGTTTCGGTTGATAACGCTTCTTCATAACCAAAGAAATAATCTGCAGCAGTCTGCTGGTAGTATCTATAAGATGGATAAACCGTAAACTTATCTGTAAGTTTAATTGGTACTTCTACGCTAGCTGTATGCGAATTAATACCCCAATCATCATAGTAATATCTATAAAAACTTCTAACAACAAACGTTTCATTGATATACCAGTTTAATCGACCACCAGCAGCTACTTTAAATCGGCTATTTGGTAACTGTTCTATGGCATCTGCCAATTGAAAGTTTTCTATAAAAGAATCTGCTATATCGCTGAAATATACACGCTGAAAAGGAGTAGACAGTAATCCTTGTTGTTGAACCAAATCTAGCGCTAATGAACCTTGTAGATTCTTACTCAGAATTTGAGAAAATCCGAAGCCTAAAGAATATGAATTTCTTGTTTCATCAGAAAACTTATCAAAACTTGGACTGTAATTAGTATTACCTGTAATTGTTTTATTTGAGAAAAAACCATTATTTAAACCATTGGCACCACTAGCGAAAGGTCGTAATTCTGATGGATATAAAGCATTCCATTTATCTAAATAAACATTCGCATTTATACTGACTTCCGTATTCTTCTCATTGAAAAGTTTTGTCAATCCCCCACCGAATCCTAATGAAAAATAATCATACTCGCTTGATACGGACACCTTACCAGAAACAATCGTATTTCTATCATCAGAACTATTACTATAAGAACCAGATATATTTGCCCATGTATCTGAACTAGAAGCTCCAGAACTAGCCACAAACGGATCTGCTGGCTGACCTCCGTCAAAAGGATCTACATTACTAGAAGAAGCTGAGGTATAAGCCGAAACACCCGCATCTATAGTAAGAACATCGTCATCGGTTAAAGGAATCGCAACAACAAATGTACCCGTAAAATCGGTAAGTTCTTCTGTCCCTAAACCACCACTTACCGCGGCATTATCACCATCTTGCGAATAATAACTGGTTAAGAAATCTACCTCTGTAGTTTCTAAAACACGCTTTTTATAGGTCTTTACAGAATCTTGAGCTTGTTGGGCATAACTCATCGTAAACGCGAATAATGCTGCAATAGAAACTATTATTTTGAATATTTTCATTTTATAAATAATTGAATTCTATATTAATTACAGCCGCAGCCTCCACCAGTTTTTCCTCCATTTGCACCTACCGCTGCTTCTCTGTAGGAATGCATGGTGGTTAAATTGCGATCTGCCTTTTTATCTTGCAAAACCATATCTGGATCGTTTATATTTATTTTTTCGTATTCCTTTAAAACGGTGCAACTGCCAAATGAACAGGCAACAACTGCAATAATCAAAACCTTCTTTATCATGATTTTTCTATTTCAATATTCTTTGATGTAGTAATATTTCCTTTATCGTCTATGATTATACATTCTACTTGAGGAAGTTGTTCTATTCTATTTAAACCTATCTCTATGCCCATTACGAATACTGAGGTTGCCAAGGCGTCTGCCAATTCTGCTTTAGGGGCAAAAACAGTAACACTTATAATTCCCGTAGCCGGATAGCCAGAACGTGGGTCAATAATATGGGTATATCTTACATCATTAAAAGTCACATATTTCTCATAATTACCCGATGTTACCACTGCCCCATTGGTGATAGGTAACAGAGCGAACACCTTGTTCTTGTACATAGGATTCGTAATGGCAACTTTCCAATCTTTCCCATCGGGTTGTTTACCCCAGGTATTCATATCTCCCGAAGCATTAATAATACCTGCCACAACACCCTTAGAAATCAGTAGCTCTTTTGTTTTATCCGCTGCATAGCCTTTACCGATGGCACCGAAACCAATTTTCATTCCTTCCAACTTCAGAAAAACGGTATGGTTCTCTTTATCTAATATGATATTCTGATAACCCACCTTAGAAACAGATGCTATTATAGAATCTGCTGTAGGCATAACCGTCATGCTGCCATCAAACTTCCAAATTTTATCCATAGAGGCATAACTGATATCAAAAGCGCCATCTGTTAGTTTAGAAATACCAATTCCTCTTTGTATTAAATTGAATAATTCTGCATCAACCTTTACAGGTCTAATTCCTGCATTCCTATTAATTTCCGATGTCTGAGAATTTGGATCCCATGAAGAAATTAACCTTTCTATTCTTGTTATTTCGCTGATAGCCAAATCTATATACTCATCTCCTTCAATAGGATCTTTAGCCACAACGGTAATGTCAAAACGACTACCCATTAACTTGGTGGTTCGTTTATGAGGCTCTTGGGCACACAGCTGACCAACAGAACAAATCAATATTATGAGAAGTAGTTTCTTCACTTCTGTTTTATAAACGAGTTCAATTCTTGGATATATTTTTTGGGAGTCAATTTCTTATAACTGGTTTCTCCATAAACATCTCCATTTGCATTCATTACCACTACAAACGGAAAAATCCCTTGTCTGTTATAATTTTCAGCCAATGCCTTGTTCTTGTTTAGTTGCTCTTCCGGCAAGGCATTATTCTTTCTACGAGGAAAATCTGCCTGTAACATTACATAATGGTCTTTTGCATATGCTTTAAACTCATCTGTAGACCAAACTTCCCGATCTAATTTAATACAAGGAGCACACCAATCTGAACCTTGAAAAACTAGTACAATAGGTTTATCATTAGCTTTAGCAAGTTTCTTTGCTATTTCAAAATCTGTATTCCATTCTTGTGCGGTTGTGGTACTTATTGTGACCACCGCAAATAAAAGTAATATTATGTATTTTTTCATTTCTTAATTATTGAACAGACTCATCATAAGTCAATTAGCATACCAAAATCTTATAATGTAATCTTAATTTTAATGGACTACTCTCCTAACAGGCTAAACGCACCTTTAGTTAAAAATTGTGCATCTTGCTTAAAAGATGACGATTTCGAGAACGATGTCCTGTTTTTATAACTACCTAAGGTGTTGACGGGTACTTGCTTAAAATAATACGTATCTCCAATCTTCTCATCTAAAAGTAGTACAAACGACTCGTTTTCAACCACTGCAATAGCATCTGTCGGTAATGACAATTGTTTTGATGTTTCTGTAATAATATTCGCTTCTACGAACATACCGGTTAGAAAATTTGCTTCGTCCTCATTCTCTATATGTGCATGCACCTTTATGGTTCTATTTTCTCCTATTGAGGTACCAACCAAATGGACTTCAGCTGTAAATATATTTTCTGAGGATTCTGGTATTTTAAATTCTACTACTTGACCTTTTTTAACTTTCAAAATATCTTTTTCAAAAACCGATAATTCTATATGAATATGGTCATTATTAATCATCTCCATGATTGAGGTAGCGGGAGAAACATACGTACCTTTGGAAACATTTACACTCGTTATACTGCCGGCAATAGGTGCGTAAATAGTTGCCACTGAACTTATATTTCCTTTTTCTACTTGTTCTGCGGATATATTCAACATTCCCAATTGTTTTTTGAGTCCATTGTACTTTGCCACTCCTGTTTTATAGTCACTCTCTGCTTTTAAAAAGCTTTTTTGAGATGTTATGTTTTCAGCTACCATGGTTTGCTGACGTTCGTATTCTGCCTTTAAGTAACCCAACTGCCCGTTTACCTCCATATACCGTTGTTGTAGGGATACAAACTCCGGGTTTTCAATTGTCACCAATAATTGTCCTTTACGTACATTATCTCCGATCAATAAAGGTGTGGTCTGAATATAACCGCCCATTGTAGCACTTACCACAGCCCTATTTTCTGGTGGCACATCTATCATGCCCGATGTCGTTACTAGTACCGGAAATTCACTTTCAGTCATACCAGCAATCTCCATTTTATTCTGTTCGAATTGTGTTTGCGTAATTTGAATTCGGTCATCTGTTTGCACTTCAGATGTGCCATTCTCGCTTGATTTGCTTGCCTTGTCTCCACAACTTAAAGTTATTGCGAATATGATAAGAGTTATTATTGTGTATATATTTTTTTGCATGATGCCCTATTTATAATGTTAAGAAATTAATGTCTGTTGCGGTTTCATTGTACTCTTTCAACTTGTCTAGATAGCCTAATTTAATATCATAAGCGTTTTCTAAACTTTGTATGTATTGATAGAAATCTATCTCCCCATTTCTAAAACCGATGTTCGCCGTCTTCAATATTTCATCCGATAGCTCGGCGCCTTCATTCTCATAATAATTCAATGAATTTTGAATCTGTACAATTTGTTGCATTAAAATTTCTTGTTTCGACTTTATTTGAATATTGTAGGCAATAGACTCGCTTACCGCTCTTTCTTTCGCAATTTTCGCAGCTTTTATTCTAGAAGCGTTTCCACTGAACAAAAGAGGGATTTTGAGTCCTAATTGATAACCAAAAAGATTGTCGTTTAATTCTGAGTTGGATCCTTGAAAATAAGCCAAACTAATATCTGGCAGGAGCTGCTGTTTTTCTAAATTACTTTCTACAGCCATTAATCGCATGTTATTTTCATAATATACGGACTCAGGAGATGTATCTATGTTTACATCTTGAACAGCAATTTTTAAGTTCATTTCTTCAGAAATCACCAAACTATCTTCTACCTGAATTAATTGCAACAGATTGGCATATGCGGCGGATACATGTTGCATAGCTTGTTGGTAGTCTAAATTGATTTTTCGCTGTTTAGAAGCTGCCGTAATTTTCTCCAAGTAATTGGTTTCTCCCAGTTCAAATTTTCTAGCTGCTACCTCTGAAAAATTAGCGTACAAACTATCTAGTCTTTTATAGACCCGAACTTTTTCTCGTGTAATTTGATACTCGTAATACACTCTTGTAACAGCTCTAGTTATTACCTTTCGCTGAATATCATATTCACTTTGCACCAAACTAGTCTTCACTTTGTTTACCTTCTTTTCAGAAAAATAAGCTGTCGGGAAACGAAAATCTTGCTGTACGCCAAATACCTTTAACGGCACATCGTTGATGGCTAAATTGTTTTCATCATATTCATAATACACATGGGTTTTATTGAACATAAATGCACTATTGATCAACGCTTCAGATTCATCTACTTTTAGTCGACCAGCTTTTAATCCCATGTTATTTTCGATTGCCAAGGGAATTAATGCATCTAGATTTTGACTTTTTGATTCTTGCGCCGATACACCTATAGATATAAGTACTGCTATAATAGCAATACCGTTTTTTAAAGTTGTTTTAGGTATTGGTTTTCTTGAAGTATCATGACTTTCAAACATAGCATAAAGTACTGGCAAAACTACCAAAGTCAATATAGTTGCAGTAAATAAACCACCTATTACTACCGTTGCCAAAGGTCTTTGAACTTCTGCGCCAGCATTTGTGGAAATTGCCATAGGTAAGAAACCAAGTGCAGCAGCAGATGCCGTTAATAATACTGCTCTTAAGCGATCTTTTGTTCCTTGTTTTATTAAGGCATCTATATTATCAAAAGAATACTTTTTTAACTCTTTAAAATGCTCAATCAGAACAATACCGTTTAAAACTGCTATACCGAACAATGCAATAAAGCCTACTCCTGCAGAAATACTGAACGGCAAACCTCTCATCCATAATAACAACACACCACCAACTGCTGCTAACGGAATAGCGGAATATATCATAAGCGCTTCTTTTACAGATTTAAACGCAAAATATAGCAATACAAAAATGAGCACTAATGCAATTGGCACGGCAACTAAAAGTCGGTCACGAGCACTTTGTAGATTTTCAAACTGACCACCGTATGTAATGGTATATCCTGCTGGTAATTTTACATTTTCATTTATCAATTTTTGAACGTCATCAACCACCGATTTTAAATCGCGATTACGGACATTTATACCTACTACTGTTCTCCTTTTCGTATCATCTCTAGATATTTTTGCCGCCCCTTTTTTATAACTGATATCAGCCAATTCACTTAAAGGAACCTTTCCTCCATCGGGCAAATCCACATATAAATTTTTAAGGTCATTAATATCTTTTCGTTTTGCTTTATCTAACCGTACCACTAAATCAAACCGCTTTTCTCCTTCAAAAACATTACCAGCTGTTTTACCGGCAAAACCCATGGAAACCATGTCGTTAAGTTCTTGTATGTTTAATCCGAAGCGTGCAATTTTAGCGCGATCATAATCAACACTCATTTCGGGCAATCCCGCTATTTTCTCTACACTTATATCAGCAGCTCCTTCAACATCTTTAATTAATTCTCCAATTTCATTTCCTTTTTTAGCAAGTACATCTAAATCCGGACCAAAAATCTTAATGGCAATATCCGCACGCACTCCTGTAATCAACTCATTAAAACGCATTTCTATAGGTTGGGTAAACTCTACTTCCATACCTGGAATAACAGCTAATGCTTCTTTGAATTTATCGGCTAACTCATCTTTAGAATTT
The genomic region above belongs to Maribacter hydrothermalis and contains:
- a CDS encoding FAD:protein FMN transferase, which encodes MKKLLLIILICSVGQLCAQEPHKRTTKLMGSRFDITVVAKDPIEGDEYIDLAISEITRIERLISSWDPNSQTSEINRNAGIRPVKVDAELFNLIQRGIGISKLTDGAFDISYASMDKIWKFDGSMTVMPTADSIIASVSKVGYQNIILDKENHTVFLKLEGMKIGFGAIGKGYAADKTKELLISKGVVAGIINASGDMNTWGKQPDGKDWKVAITNPMYKNKVFALLPITNGAVVTSGNYEKYVTFNDVRYTHIIDPRSGYPATGIISVTVFAPKAELADALATSVFVMGIEIGLNRIEQLPQVECIIIDDKGNITTSKNIEIEKS
- a CDS encoding thioredoxin family protein: MKKYIILLLFAVVTISTTTAQEWNTDFEIAKKLAKANDKPIVLVFQGSDWCAPCIKLDREVWSTDEFKAYAKDHYVMLQADFPRRKNNALPEEQLNKNKALAENYNRQGIFPFVVVMNANGDVYGETSYKKLTPKKYIQELNSFIKQK
- a CDS encoding DUF4266 domain-containing protein produces the protein MIKKVLIIAVVACSFGSCTVLKEYEKININDPDMVLQDKKADRNLTTMHSYREAAVGANGGKTGGGCGCN
- a CDS encoding efflux RND transporter periplasmic adaptor subunit, producing MQKNIYTIITLIIFAITLSCGDKASKSSENGTSEVQTDDRIQITQTQFEQNKMEIAGMTESEFPVLVTTSGMIDVPPENRAVVSATMGGYIQTTPLLIGDNVRKGQLLVTIENPEFVSLQQRYMEVNGQLGYLKAEYERQQTMVAENITSQKSFLKAESDYKTGVAKYNGLKKQLGMLNISAEQVEKGNISSVATIYAPIAGSITSVNVSKGTYVSPATSIMEMINNDHIHIELSVFEKDILKVKKGQVVEFKIPESSENIFTAEVHLVGTSIGENRTIKVHAHIENEDEANFLTGMFVEANIITETSKQLSLPTDAIAVVENESFVLLLDEKIGDTYYFKQVPVNTLGSYKNRTSFSKSSSFKQDAQFLTKGAFSLLGE
- a CDS encoding (2Fe-2S)-binding protein, with amino-acid sequence MANFSLKVNGQTQEVEVDPSTPMLWVLRDHLKLVGTKFGCGIAQCGACTVHLGDNAVRSCQLPVSAVGEQSITTIEGLSENGDHPVQKAWIEEDVYQCGYCQAGQIMNASAFLKRNPNPTDSEIEDAMNGNICRCGTYTRIKKAIKNASSISNA
- a CDS encoding xanthine dehydrogenase family protein molybdopterin-binding subunit, with translation MTLIKTTYNRRSFLKSSSLAGGGMILGFSWLASCKPTPEQVSNIPKEWFDINAFLKIGDNGMVTIMSPNPEIGQNVKTSMPMIVADELGVDWKNVIVEQAPLNTDIFQRQLAGGSQSIRASWSGLRMAGATAKHMLVAAAADAWQVDASEIKVDNGVISHAASNNTATFGDMASKAATMPIPEEVTLKETSDFNIIGTDRRNVDGPSIVTGKPLFGIDIQEEGMMIAMIVNPPAFGMTYKSMNADAVKSMPGIKDVFPIDVYKDDTEKQWSDGGAIDKLVAIVGESTWQCMQAKKALHVEWEETSALESTEGHNEALTKLLNTSSKEPARKDGNVASAFKKAAQIIERTYSAPFLAHNTMEPMNFYANVTAERALLNGPIQTPEFLEKTLASRLGMPVEKIDIKMSRMGGGFGRRLYGTFGVEAAVISQHVQAPIKLVYTREDDMTQGTYRPTYKVKYKAGLDKEGNLIAWHVKGAGSNDDLLFENRFPAGAVGNYLAEKFSLETNVSTGAWRAPRSNFIAGAEQAFLDEVAEAAGKDPIEFRLELFDRAIKNPVGEPEKNDYDPVRYAGVLKLVRDKSGWDSTVNNGTARGVSAYYCHNSYVAQVLDLSNDSKSPKVDKVWCAVDCGIVINPLAAKNQIEGGIIDGIGHATFSELTFKNGQPQHKNFDTYRLIRHKEAPKEIESFFVDNGIDPTGLGEPSLPPIIGALANALYKATGQRHYNQPFITEKSVIG
- a CDS encoding DUF3570 domain-containing protein, which translates into the protein MKIFKIIVSIAALFAFTMSYAQQAQDSVKTYKKRVLETTEVDFLTSYYSQDGDNAAVSGGLGTEELTDFTGTFVVAIPLTDDDVLTIDAGVSAYTSASSSNVDPFDGGQPADPFVASSGASSSDTWANISGSYSNSSDDRNTIVSGKVSVSSEYDYFSLGFGGGLTKLFNEKNTEVSINANVYLDKWNALYPSELRPFASGANGLNNGFFSNKTITGNTNYSPSFDKFSDETRNSYSLGFGFSQILSKNLQGSLALDLVQQQGLLSTPFQRVYFSDIADSFIENFQLADAIEQLPNSRFKVAAGGRLNWYINETFVVRSFYRYYYDDWGINSHTASVEVPIKLTDKFTVYPSYRYYQQTAADYFFGYEEALSTETFYTSDYDLSKYSANQFGMGVSYTDIFTKMHVWKLGLKSIDLKFYKYDRDTTFSSSIITAGVKFVMD
- a CDS encoding cupin domain-containing protein; this encodes MTFAVALILLLGQACNTKKEKKQENMASNPSEEAIFPKGELGLAKNFTGNAYNYGLVANDSIYNTLVGNVYFEKSARSNWHLHPSGQILIVLDGEGYHQLEGQPRQLMKKGDVIKVPANTRHWHGATENKSLTQMYILPKTENGFVTWLEPVTDEQYTSKN
- a CDS encoding DUF6268 family outer membrane beta-barrel protein, which produces MRFKLTLFFLLIISFTSKAQLSDLASVDFTYIPNKRSDVEYTRSRALFNFPIQLKGKGKYLFLGFDYSNIHLRFKDEELPFDRDNLNDFQVLDLTIGYTKPLKNGWRLGVRFQPGISTNNTAKSLTADDIVFSGDIVFVKKFDNDFDKPSRLIVGLSYSQNRGYVFPLPFISYYKKFRPDWSFNIGIPKTNLQYHISDKHRLKLFAQLDGFTSNVQNGALVNDTDVAELINMSLINGGLQYEYHFTDHLQLDLRAAYNFSLSNKLKDGNNNTIFTIDNDSRSYLRAKLKFKI